In Hasllibacter sp. MH4015, the following proteins share a genomic window:
- the addA gene encoding double-strand break repair helicase AddA — protein MIDDATLAQNRAADPGTSTWLGANAGSGKTRVLTDRVARLLLDGVRPERILCLTYTKAAAMEMQNRLFSRLGAWAMKDDGDLRRTLTEIGVPDGRLSDDLLNQARTLFARAIEAPGGLKIQTIHSFCSSVLRRFPLEARVSPAVTEIDERVQTRLLTDLLDDMAETEEGRDAIDLVAPYLSSDDSAVALARAVAGQAEALTPPQDWTAICGALGIDPDLTEHDILATVFTGGEADLAQIIRTHLDPDTKTHVSFGRALERIDWAAPTLDMLSTLERLFLYQSGAKEHQPRIDAIANAGVRKAIGDAMEAVNDFAQRIAEARPLRTGLLTARRTHALHGFAASFLPAYASAKEARGWLDFDDLIDKTRHLLSDPRVAQWVLFRLDGGIDHILVDEAQDTSPRQWEIVKQLAEDFAAGEGARADVQRTIFVVGDKKQSIYSFQGADPAEFDRMRAHFRDRLGAIGAPFDPDAALVHSFRSAPPILELVDAVARGLGAPGLGDNVEHRAFFGTKPGRVDLWPHIPATKSAEKPAWDDPQDIVSEDHHRAVLAKELALQIKEMVDNPVEIEVDGKRRAMRAGDILILVRSRSPLFHKIIAELKAKDLPVAGVDRSQLTSPLAVKDLLALCRFLATQEDDLSLASILRSPLCGLDEAQLYDLAHNRRDGAYLWPALVDRADEFPQVHGMLKDLRDQADFLRPYDLLERALTRHDGRRRLIARLGPEAEDAIDAMLAQALSYEASEVPSLTGFVGWLESGDVQVKRDLSQAEGQIRVMTVHGAKGLEAPVVILPDCAQPSGRAPNVKLLHAENGPLLWSPQKGDAADIARAADEARKAREVEEANRLLYVALTRAESWLIIAASGGLGDDKKPASSWYKVVDAALEEMATEPLGIGGIEGTGKRVQSGDWPHAPADQSDGAQAVDLPHWASQIVPSPKKDKPARTPSDLGGAKALPGAGDETAIAMRRGSIVHLLLEHLPRLPEPAWPAAAPGIAALHAADVGEGELAAHLEEAARVLTDPALAPIFARDSLAEVEITGHSDTLGAEMFGIIDRLIITDDTVRAVDFKTNTTFPTRPEETPESLLRQMGAYAELLKPIYPNHKIEVAILWSRAPSLMVLPHDLVSAALQRARGA, from the coding sequence ATGATCGACGACGCCACCCTCGCCCAGAATCGCGCCGCCGATCCCGGCACCTCCACCTGGCTGGGGGCCAATGCGGGCTCCGGCAAGACGCGGGTTCTGACCGACCGGGTGGCGCGCCTTTTGCTCGACGGGGTGCGGCCCGAACGCATCCTGTGCCTGACCTACACCAAGGCCGCCGCGATGGAGATGCAGAACCGCCTGTTCTCCCGCCTGGGCGCGTGGGCGATGAAGGACGACGGCGATCTGCGGCGCACCCTGACGGAGATCGGGGTGCCGGACGGCCGCCTGTCCGACGATCTTCTGAACCAGGCCCGCACGCTGTTCGCCCGCGCAATCGAGGCGCCGGGGGGCCTCAAGATCCAGACCATCCATTCCTTCTGCTCCTCCGTCCTGCGGCGGTTCCCGCTGGAGGCGCGTGTCAGCCCCGCCGTCACGGAAATCGACGAGCGCGTACAGACGCGGCTTCTGACCGACCTTCTGGACGACATGGCCGAGACGGAAGAGGGGCGCGATGCCATCGACCTGGTCGCACCTTACCTGTCCAGCGATGACAGCGCCGTGGCGCTCGCCCGCGCGGTGGCGGGACAGGCAGAGGCGCTGACACCGCCGCAGGATTGGACGGCGATCTGCGGCGCGCTTGGCATCGACCCGGACCTGACGGAGCACGACATCCTCGCGACTGTCTTCACGGGCGGAGAGGCCGATCTGGCGCAGATCATCCGCACCCATCTTGATCCCGACACCAAGACCCATGTGAGCTTTGGCCGGGCGCTTGAGCGCATCGACTGGGCCGCCCCCACGCTCGACATGCTCAGCACGTTGGAGCGGCTCTTCCTCTATCAATCCGGCGCGAAGGAACACCAGCCCCGGATCGACGCCATCGCCAATGCCGGCGTGCGCAAAGCCATCGGCGACGCGATGGAGGCGGTGAACGATTTCGCACAACGCATCGCGGAGGCCCGCCCCCTGCGCACCGGGCTTCTGACCGCGCGAAGGACCCACGCGCTCCATGGCTTTGCCGCCAGCTTCCTGCCCGCCTACGCCAGCGCCAAGGAGGCGCGGGGATGGCTCGACTTCGACGACCTGATCGACAAGACCCGCCACCTTCTGTCCGACCCGCGCGTGGCGCAATGGGTTCTGTTCCGCCTCGACGGTGGGATCGACCACATTCTTGTAGATGAAGCGCAGGACACCTCGCCCCGCCAATGGGAGATCGTGAAGCAACTGGCCGAGGATTTCGCGGCGGGTGAAGGCGCGCGGGCAGATGTGCAGCGGACGATTTTCGTGGTCGGCGACAAGAAGCAGTCGATCTATTCCTTCCAGGGCGCGGACCCGGCGGAATTCGACCGGATGCGCGCCCATTTCCGCGACCGGCTAGGGGCCATCGGCGCGCCGTTCGACCCCGACGCCGCGCTTGTCCATTCCTTCCGGTCCGCGCCGCCGATACTTGAGCTGGTGGATGCCGTGGCACGTGGCCTTGGCGCGCCGGGTCTGGGTGACAACGTCGAACATCGGGCGTTTTTCGGCACCAAGCCCGGGCGCGTGGACCTCTGGCCGCACATCCCCGCCACGAAAAGCGCCGAGAAACCGGCCTGGGACGACCCGCAGGATATCGTGTCGGAGGATCATCACCGTGCCGTCCTCGCCAAGGAATTGGCATTGCAGATCAAGGAGATGGTGGACAACCCGGTGGAGATCGAGGTCGACGGCAAACGTCGCGCGATGCGGGCGGGCGATATCCTGATCCTCGTCCGGTCTCGCTCACCGCTGTTTCACAAGATCATTGCGGAGTTGAAGGCGAAGGATTTGCCGGTGGCGGGCGTGGACCGCTCGCAACTGACCTCTCCGCTGGCGGTCAAGGACCTGCTGGCTCTCTGCCGGTTCCTTGCGACGCAGGAAGATGACCTGTCGCTGGCCTCCATCCTGCGCTCGCCACTCTGCGGGCTGGACGAGGCGCAGCTTTACGATCTGGCCCATAACAGGCGGGACGGGGCGTATCTTTGGCCCGCCCTCGTCGACCGCGCCGATGAGTTTCCGCAGGTCCATGGGATGCTGAAGGACCTTCGGGACCAGGCCGACTTCCTGCGCCCCTACGATCTTCTGGAACGTGCGCTGACCCGCCACGATGGCCGCCGCCGCCTGATCGCCCGCCTGGGCCCGGAGGCGGAGGATGCCATCGACGCGATGCTGGCGCAGGCCCTGTCCTATGAGGCGAGCGAGGTGCCGTCGCTCACCGGGTTTGTGGGCTGGCTGGAATCGGGCGACGTGCAGGTCAAACGCGATCTCAGCCAGGCGGAGGGGCAGATCCGGGTGATGACGGTCCACGGTGCCAAGGGCCTTGAAGCGCCGGTGGTGATCCTGCCTGATTGTGCGCAGCCGTCTGGGCGCGCCCCGAATGTGAAGCTGCTTCACGCCGAGAATGGCCCGCTCCTGTGGTCGCCCCAAAAAGGGGACGCGGCCGATATCGCCCGCGCGGCGGACGAGGCCCGAAAGGCGCGGGAGGTGGAAGAGGCGAACCGGCTTCTCTACGTCGCGCTGACCCGGGCGGAATCGTGGCTCATCATCGCGGCGTCAGGTGGGTTGGGGGACGACAAGAAACCCGCATCGTCCTGGTACAAGGTCGTCGATGCGGCCCTGGAAGAGATGGCGACCGAACCGCTTGGAATCGGCGGGATCGAGGGCACCGGAAAGCGCGTGCAGAGCGGCGACTGGCCCCATGCGCCCGCGGATCAATCCGACGGGGCGCAGGCGGTCGATCTGCCCCATTGGGCGTCGCAAATCGTCCCTTCCCCCAAGAAAGACAAACCGGCGCGGACGCCGTCGGATCTGGGCGGGGCCAAGGCGCTGCCCGGTGCGGGGGATGAAACCGCCATCGCCATGCGCCGGGGCAGTATCGTGCATCTGCTGCTGGAGCATCTGCCGCGCCTGCCGGAACCCGCATGGCCCGCCGCCGCGCCGGGCATCGCTGCGCTCCACGCCGCCGATGTGGGCGAGGGGGAGCTGGCCGCCCATCTGGAGGAAGCGGCGCGGGTTCTGACCGACCCGGCCCTTGCCCCGATCTTCGCGCGCGATTCTCTGGCGGAGGTGGAGATCACCGGCCACTCCGACACGTTGGGGGCGGAGATGTTCGGGATCATCGACCGGCTGATCATCACGGACGACACCGTGCGCGCCGTCGATTTCAAGACCAACACGACATTTCCGACACGGCCCGAGGAAACTCCCGAAAGCCTTCTGCGGCAGATGGGGGCCTATGCGGAGCTTCTCAAACCCATCTATCCAAACCATAAAATCGAAGTGGCGATCCTGTGGTCGCGCGCCCCGTCGCTCATGGTGCTACCACACGATCTCGTGTCTGCGGCCTTGCAACGCGCAAGGGGTGCTTGA
- the trxA gene encoding thioredoxin, producing MATKAVTDADFDAQVKQSDIPVVVDFWAEWCGPCKQIGPALEELSDEYDGRVKIVKVNVDENPNAPMQLGVRGIPALFMFKDGEVISNKVGAAPKAALQKWIDEAV from the coding sequence ATGGCCACCAAAGCTGTCACCGACGCCGATTTTGACGCCCAGGTCAAACAATCCGACATCCCCGTTGTCGTCGATTTCTGGGCCGAATGGTGTGGCCCGTGCAAACAGATCGGCCCGGCCCTGGAAGAGCTGTCGGACGAATACGATGGCCGCGTGAAGATCGTGAAGGTCAATGTGGACGAGAACCCCAACGCCCCGATGCAACTGGGCGTGCGCGGCATTCCAGCGCTTTTCATGTTCAAGGACGGCGAAGTGATCTCCAACAAGGTCGGCGCGGCACCGAAGGCGGCCTTGCAGAAATGGATCGACGAGGCCGTCTGA
- a CDS encoding ActR/PrrA/RegA family redox response regulator transcription factor yields the protein MATNDRTLRDIGADKSLLLVDDDEPFLRRLERAMEKRGFEVEAASSVAAGSAIAIARPPAYAVVDLRLEDGNGLDVVETLREKRPDSRIVVLTGYGAIATAVAAVKMGATDYLSKPADANDITSALLAGEEEMPPPPENPMSADRVRWEHIQRVYELCDRNVSETARRLNMHRRTLQRILAKRSPR from the coding sequence ATGGCCACGAACGATCGCACCTTGCGAGACATCGGCGCGGACAAATCACTGCTGCTGGTGGATGATGACGAACCGTTCCTGCGCCGCTTGGAACGCGCCATGGAAAAGCGTGGCTTCGAGGTGGAGGCCGCGTCATCGGTCGCGGCGGGATCCGCCATCGCCATCGCACGGCCGCCCGCCTATGCGGTCGTCGATCTGCGGCTGGAGGATGGCAACGGCCTCGACGTCGTGGAAACCCTGCGCGAGAAGCGCCCAGACAGCCGGATTGTCGTACTGACCGGGTATGGCGCGATCGCCACGGCGGTGGCAGCGGTGAAGATGGGGGCCACCGATTACCTGTCCAAACCTGCCGACGCCAATGACATCACCTCCGCCCTGCTTGCGGGCGAGGAGGAGATGCCGCCACCCCCCGAAAACCCGATGAGCGCCGATCGCGTGCGGTGGGAGCATATTCAGCGGGTCTACGAGCTGTGCGACCGCAACGTCTCCGAAACCGCGCGGCGGCTGAACATGCATCGCCGGACGCTGCAACGCATCCTCGCCAAACGCTCGCCCAGGTGA
- a CDS encoding putative signal transducing protein, producing MSRFKGFTRVAASFEPTEIRMAKTALEGAGFTVITPGMQTSETIPYASLALGPMEVLVPDADAEEAKALLQAIANGTVINHAPDGMWDDEDDTPEAAPTRKRGWLGNLLGFLLAGVSSPLRGLSVDKRKDRRRG from the coding sequence ATGTCTCGGTTCAAGGGGTTCACCCGCGTTGCGGCGTCATTCGAGCCCACCGAAATCCGCATGGCCAAGACGGCGCTGGAGGGGGCGGGTTTCACGGTCATCACACCCGGAATGCAGACGTCCGAGACGATCCCCTATGCCAGCTTGGCCCTCGGCCCGATGGAGGTTCTGGTCCCCGACGCCGATGCGGAGGAGGCGAAGGCGCTTCTGCAGGCCATCGCGAACGGCACGGTCATCAACCATGCGCCTGACGGCATGTGGGACGACGAGGATGACACGCCTGAGGCGGCGCCGACGCGCAAACGCGGGTGGCTTGGCAACTTGCTGGGATTTCTTCTTGCGGGCGTGTCCTCGCCGCTCAGGGGCCTGTCGGTCGACAAGCGAAAGGACCGGCGGCGGGGCTAA
- a CDS encoding LysR family transcriptional regulator, with protein sequence MDWRDIPSLSALRAFEAAARLGSLSEAARTLNVTHAAIAAHVRALEGEFGQPLLRRSGRGMVPTRAGAELARDLGNGFAEIAVGVRALKQGREDRPVTLTTTPSFAENWLMPCLAAFWSAHPDIPLSVQTSQDMVDLRRDGIDLAIRHGAGPWPGLEGHVLTQATMVVVGQPGRFTPRPVDPTTQEAWAWVATLPWLLDTSHSEFNKRLTRLGIDRDALRATELASNNLILPACRAGAGVSAQPLALVETDIADGRLEVLAQEQDSVMAYHLLHLPGPLSRRAQTFVTWLKSDAKCIVGTA encoded by the coding sequence ATGGACTGGCGCGACATCCCCTCCCTCTCGGCGCTCCGCGCGTTTGAGGCCGCCGCAAGGCTCGGCTCCCTGTCGGAGGCTGCGCGCACGCTCAACGTCACCCATGCCGCCATCGCGGCCCATGTGCGCGCGTTGGAGGGGGAATTCGGCCAACCGCTCCTGCGCCGGTCCGGGCGGGGCATGGTGCCGACCCGGGCCGGGGCGGAGCTGGCCCGCGACCTGGGCAACGGGTTCGCGGAAATCGCGGTGGGGGTCCGGGCGCTCAAACAGGGGCGGGAGGATCGACCCGTCACGCTAACCACCACGCCCAGTTTCGCCGAGAACTGGCTGATGCCGTGCTTGGCCGCCTTCTGGTCCGCCCATCCCGATATCCCGCTCAGCGTGCAGACATCCCAGGACATGGTGGACCTCCGCCGCGATGGGATCGACCTCGCGATCCGCCATGGCGCGGGTCCGTGGCCGGGGCTGGAGGGGCATGTCCTGACACAGGCCACCATGGTCGTGGTCGGCCAGCCGGGCCGCTTCACCCCCCGGCCCGTTGATCCCACGACGCAGGAGGCATGGGCGTGGGTGGCGACGCTGCCGTGGCTGCTCGACACGTCACACAGCGAGTTCAACAAGCGCCTGACGCGCCTTGGCATCGACCGCGATGCGCTCCGCGCGACGGAGCTTGCGTCCAACAACCTGATCCTGCCCGCGTGTCGTGCGGGGGCGGGCGTGTCGGCGCAACCTCTCGCACTGGTGGAAACCGATATCGCCGATGGGCGGCTTGAAGTTCTGGCGCAGGAGCAGGACAGTGTGATGGCCTATCACCTGCTGCATCTGCCCGGCCCGCTCAGCCGCCGGGCGCAGACCTTCGTGACTTGGCTGAAAAGCGATGCGAAGTGCATCGTTGGAACGGCCTGA
- a CDS encoding GNAT family N-acetyltransferase: MIKVRPAHALDAGEVAALLNEIIAIGGTTALTGTITRDDILAWMDRPNGAWHVAETEEGEILGFQYIAPGGDYLPPEAAEIATFAKPGKQGLGIGSKLFEATRAVARDLGYGWINANIRADNESGLAYYQSRGFEDYGRIEGYEMADGTIVDKVLKRLDLR; encoded by the coding sequence ATGATAAAGGTTCGACCCGCCCACGCCTTGGACGCCGGTGAAGTCGCGGCCCTGCTGAACGAGATCATCGCCATCGGCGGCACCACGGCGCTGACCGGGACGATCACGCGCGACGACATCCTGGCTTGGATGGACCGCCCGAACGGGGCTTGGCACGTGGCAGAAACGGAGGAAGGGGAGATCCTGGGCTTCCAATACATCGCGCCGGGGGGCGACTACCTGCCGCCGGAGGCCGCGGAAATCGCCACCTTCGCCAAGCCCGGCAAACAGGGGCTCGGGATCGGGTCGAAATTGTTCGAGGCGACACGCGCGGTGGCCAGGGATCTCGGCTATGGCTGGATCAACGCCAATATCCGCGCCGATAACGAAAGTGGGCTGGCGTATTACCAATCCCGCGGGTTCGAGGATTATGGCCGGATCGAGGGCTATGAGATGGCCGACGGCACGATCGTCGACAAGGTTCTCAAGCGCCTCGATCTTCGTTAG
- a CDS encoding HD domain-containing protein has translation MAARAWQRMLSGRRLDLLDPTPMDIEIDDIAHGLAFVARWNGQTKGDYAYSVAEHSILVTDIHARLAPNAPVKWRLAALLHDAPEYVIGDMISPVKAAVGPGYGALDDRLAAAIHLRFGLPAALPKTVKATIKRADKISAWLEATQLAGFTQSEADRFFGKPDPAMTDGLTLHLRPPAQVRADFTARHAALLEAL, from the coding sequence ATGGCGGCGCGGGCTTGGCAAAGGATGTTATCGGGGCGCAGGCTCGACCTGCTGGATCCCACGCCCATGGATATTGAGATTGACGACATCGCCCATGGCCTGGCCTTCGTAGCGCGCTGGAACGGGCAGACCAAGGGCGATTATGCCTATTCGGTGGCGGAGCATTCGATCCTCGTCACCGATATCCACGCCCGCCTCGCGCCCAATGCGCCGGTGAAATGGCGGCTGGCCGCGCTGCTTCACGATGCGCCGGAATATGTGATCGGGGACATGATTTCTCCCGTGAAGGCTGCGGTTGGGCCGGGCTATGGCGCGCTCGATGACAGGCTGGCCGCCGCAATCCACCTGCGCTTCGGACTGCCCGCCGCGCTGCCCAAGACCGTCAAGGCCACGATCAAGCGGGCCGACAAGATCTCCGCGTGGTTGGAGGCGACGCAGCTGGCCGGTTTCACTCAAAGTGAGGCGGACCGCTTTTTCGGCAAACCCGACCCCGCCATGACCGACGGGCTCACCCTGCACCTCCGCCCGCCTGCGCAGGTCCGGGCCGATTTCACCGCCCGCCACGCCGCACTTCTGGAGGCCCTATGA
- the ahcY gene encoding adenosylhomocysteinase, with translation MDDYIVKDIALAEFGRKELDIAETEMPGLMALREEYGTEKPLKGARIVGSLHMTIQTAVLIETLVDLGADVRWASCNIFSTQDHAAAAIAKAGVPVFAIKGQSLEEHWDYLDRSFMFPDGPNLILDDGGDATLYILFGARMEAGEDVIAVPTSEEEEVIKAQIKKRMEASPGWFTKMRDQIKGVSEETTTGVHRLYDLQKNGQLPFPAINVNDSVTKSKFDNKYGCKESLVDGIRRATDTMMAGKVAVVMGYGDVGKGSAASLAGAGARVKVTEADPICALQAAMDGFEVVLLEDVVADADIFITTTGNKDVIRIEHMREMKDMAIVGNIGHFDNEIQVAALKNHKWTNIKEQVDMIEMPSGNRLILLSEGRLLNLGNATGHPSFVMSASFTNQVLAQMELWMRGDEYENKVYILPKKLDEKVARLHLAKIGVKLTQLDKEQADYIGVPQDGPFKPEHYRY, from the coding sequence ATGGACGACTATATCGTCAAGGATATCGCGCTGGCGGAGTTCGGCCGCAAGGAGCTGGACATCGCCGAGACGGAGATGCCGGGCCTGATGGCGCTGCGCGAGGAATACGGGACGGAGAAGCCGTTGAAGGGCGCGCGGATCGTGGGTTCGCTTCACATGACGATCCAGACGGCGGTTTTGATCGAGACGCTGGTGGATTTGGGTGCGGATGTCCGGTGGGCGTCTTGCAACATCTTCTCTACCCAGGATCACGCGGCGGCCGCGATTGCCAAGGCGGGCGTGCCGGTTTTCGCGATCAAGGGGCAGAGCCTGGAGGAGCATTGGGATTACCTCGACCGGTCGTTCATGTTCCCCGACGGGCCGAACCTGATCCTTGACGATGGCGGCGACGCGACGCTCTACATTCTGTTCGGCGCGCGGATGGAAGCGGGCGAGGACGTGATTGCCGTGCCGACCTCGGAAGAGGAAGAGGTCATCAAGGCGCAGATCAAGAAACGCATGGAAGCCAGCCCCGGCTGGTTCACCAAGATGCGCGATCAGATCAAGGGCGTGTCGGAGGAGACGACGACCGGCGTGCATCGTCTGTATGACCTGCAAAAGAATGGCCAGCTGCCCTTCCCCGCGATCAACGTGAACGACTCCGTGACCAAGTCGAAGTTCGACAACAAGTACGGCTGCAAGGAGTCGCTGGTCGACGGCATCCGCCGCGCCACAGACACGATGATGGCGGGCAAGGTTGCCGTCGTCATGGGGTATGGCGATGTGGGCAAGGGCTCCGCCGCGTCGCTGGCCGGTGCGGGTGCGCGCGTGAAGGTGACCGAGGCCGATCCGATCTGCGCGCTTCAGGCCGCGATGGACGGGTTCGAGGTTGTGTTGCTGGAGGATGTGGTGGCTGACGCGGACATCTTCATCACCACCACCGGCAACAAGGACGTCATCCGCATCGAGCACATGCGCGAGATGAAGGACATGGCGATTGTCGGCAACATTGGCCACTTCGACAACGAGATCCAGGTCGCCGCCCTGAAGAACCACAAGTGGACCAACATCAAGGAACAGGTGGACATGATCGAGATGCCCTCGGGCAATCGTCTGATCCTGCTGTCTGAGGGCCGTCTGCTAAACCTCGGCAATGCCACCGGCCATCCCTCTTTCGTGATGTCGGCGTCCTTCACCAACCAGGTGCTGGCACAGATGGAGTTGTGGATGCGCGGGGATGAATACGAAAACAAGGTCTACATCCTGCCCAAGAAGCTCGACGAGAAGGTCGCGCGCCTGCATCTGGCGAAGATCGGCGTGAAGCTGACACAACTGGACAAGGAACAGGCCGATTACATCGGTGTGCCCCAGGACGGGCCGTTCAAGCCGGAGCACTACCGCTACTGA
- a CDS encoding phytanoyl-CoA dioxygenase family protein: MAGLDQAQIARYRADGVLHPVPVMDGAAALDLRQRVEALEAQHRHGAGGRDLTQYFRVNGQLVIPLLAEIARLPAILDKVETILGPDLLVWSVELFIKEPGDGTIVSWHQDLTYWGMGETDEEVTAWLALSDVSVDAGCMRFIPGSHVGGLVPHGDTFDAANLLSRGQEIGGVDETMAIPGPLKPGEMSLHHGRCFHASAPNRSDDRRIGCAIRYVTPEVRLGLNRDYAMLVRGQDQAQGWINVAGPRGLFDVRDLALYEEVLAAQAATLAAGAEGNVAMYQGTNP; encoded by the coding sequence ATGGCTGGATTGGATCAGGCGCAAATCGCGAGATACAGGGCCGACGGGGTACTGCACCCGGTGCCTGTGATGGACGGAGCGGCGGCGCTGGACCTCAGGCAGCGTGTCGAGGCGCTGGAGGCCCAACACAGGCACGGCGCGGGCGGGCGCGACCTGACGCAGTATTTCCGGGTGAATGGACAACTCGTGATCCCGCTTCTGGCCGAAATCGCGCGTCTTCCTGCGATCCTCGACAAAGTTGAGACGATCCTGGGGCCGGATCTGCTCGTCTGGTCGGTGGAGTTGTTCATCAAGGAACCGGGCGACGGCACCATCGTATCGTGGCACCAGGACCTGACCTACTGGGGGATGGGCGAGACCGACGAGGAAGTGACGGCGTGGCTTGCGCTGAGCGACGTGTCGGTGGACGCCGGGTGTATGCGTTTCATTCCGGGCAGCCATGTGGGCGGACTTGTCCCCCATGGCGACACCTTCGATGCGGCCAACCTGCTGAGCCGCGGGCAGGAGATCGGAGGCGTGGATGAGACGATGGCGATACCGGGGCCGTTGAAACCGGGAGAGATGTCGCTGCATCACGGGCGGTGTTTCCACGCCTCGGCGCCCAACCGATCCGACGACCGGCGCATCGGATGCGCGATCCGCTACGTGACGCCGGAGGTGCGGCTGGGGTTGAACCGCGACTACGCGATGCTGGTGCGCGGGCAGGATCAGGCGCAAGGATGGATCAACGTCGCGGGCCCACGCGGTTTGTTCGACGTTCGCGACCTGGCGCTTTACGAGGAGGTTCTGGCGGCGCAAGCGGCAACGCTCGCCGCGGGGGCGGAGGGGAACGTGGCGATGTATCAGGGGACCAATCCATGA
- a CDS encoding HD domain-containing protein — protein sequence MSDTIKFTQMKDGTREEYELLERLEKPFLALTADRVLEELRRQEHISLEGYRITRMEHALQSATRAERDGADIDWIVGALLHDIGDGLAPQNHDRMSAEVIRPFVRWDVAWVVEHHGIFQMLYYAHHYNWDRNARDRFRDHPCFDSCATFCERWDQSSFDPDYDSQPLAHFEPMLRRVFARKAHAPDVVREGEISPLVAA from the coding sequence ATGAGCGATACGATCAAATTCACCCAGATGAAGGACGGCACGCGCGAGGAATACGAGCTTCTGGAGCGCCTGGAAAAACCGTTTCTGGCCCTTACGGCCGACCGCGTGCTTGAGGAGTTGCGTCGGCAGGAGCATATCTCGCTGGAAGGATACCGGATCACGCGGATGGAACATGCCCTGCAATCGGCCACCCGGGCGGAGCGGGATGGCGCCGATATCGACTGGATCGTCGGCGCCCTTCTGCACGATATCGGCGATGGCCTCGCGCCGCAGAACCACGACCGCATGTCGGCCGAGGTCATCCGACCCTTCGTGCGCTGGGACGTGGCGTGGGTGGTGGAGCATCACGGGATTTTCCAGATGCTTTATTACGCGCATCACTACAATTGGGACCGCAATGCGCGTGACCGGTTCAGGGATCATCCCTGCTTCGACAGCTGCGCGACATTTTGCGAGCGGTGGGATCAATCCAGCTTCGATCCCGATTACGATAGCCAGCCGCTCGCCCATTTCGAGCCGATGCTGCGCCGCGTGTTCGCGCGGAAGGCCCACGCGCCTGACGTCGTGCGGGAAGGCGAAATCTCGCCGCTTGTTGCAGCATAG
- a CDS encoding DUF2853 family protein encodes MGKRDDLIAQYADDLRNKCGMEPDMALLTKVTIGCGPSIYDSDASTVAASQPGELETVKNNFLVKKLGLPDGPNLMEAINSVIETYGKSERNKYRAVVYYMLTKHFGKESVYG; translated from the coding sequence ATGGGAAAACGTGACGACCTGATCGCGCAATATGCCGATGATCTGCGCAACAAGTGCGGGATGGAGCCCGATATGGCTCTGCTGACGAAAGTGACGATCGGCTGCGGCCCGTCCATCTACGATTCCGACGCCTCCACCGTGGCGGCGAGCCAGCCGGGGGAGCTGGAGACGGTAAAGAACAATTTCCTGGTGAAGAAACTGGGCCTGCCCGATGGTCCGAACCTGATGGAAGCGATCAATTCCGTGATCGAGACCTATGGCAAATCCGAGCGCAACAAGTACCGCGCCGTTGTCTATTACATGCTGACCAAGCATTTCGGTAAGGAGAGCGTCTACGGCTGA
- a CDS encoding DUF1272 domain-containing protein, translated as MLELRPNCEWCDRDLPPDTAEARICSYECTYCADCVRNVLHDVCPTCGGGFQPRPIRPRHAHREGKTLGLGHQPASTTRVHSKWTRAQVDEMVDKLKAVPPEER; from the coding sequence GTGCTGGAACTGAGACCGAATTGCGAATGGTGCGACCGCGATCTGCCGCCTGACACGGCGGAGGCACGGATCTGTTCGTATGAATGCACCTATTGCGCGGATTGCGTGCGGAATGTGCTGCACGATGTCTGCCCGACCTGCGGTGGCGGGTTTCAACCCCGTCCGATCCGGCCCAGACATGCGCATCGTGAGGGGAAGACCCTGGGCCTTGGGCACCAGCCCGCCAGCACCACACGGGTGCATTCCAAATGGACGCGGGCGCAGGTCGACGAGATGGTGGACAAGTTGAAGGCTGTCCCGCCGGAGGAGCGATAG